Proteins from a single region of Haloarcula laminariae:
- a CDS encoding DUF1918 domain-containing protein, producing MAFDEDDEVILHDEHSDYDGETGTVTQVVETMFGDANYTVSFEDGQEQGVPEDNLEASE from the coding sequence ATGGCATTCGACGAAGACGACGAGGTTATTCTCCACGACGAGCACAGCGACTACGACGGCGAGACCGGGACCGTCACCCAGGTCGTCGAGACGATGTTCGGCGACGCGAACTACACGGTCTCCTTCGAGGACGGCCAGGAGCAGGGCGTCCCCGAGGACAACCTCGAAGCCAGCGAGTAA
- a CDS encoding NUDIX hydrolase, with amino-acid sequence MTTVDDLWYLADVASQQAEQTYHELADDHDEFVEFTRHRRVKRRRFRTVAEDARDHGAPFGAHTLPYRPSGELLLVRHDGVGRWVLPGGELDGEESFRDAALRELREESGIEARIEGLGMLGRVEFYCEDNNTWGILPVFEARAETTDIDVQDPDGEISEARWFEELPADTRDRDEILCWRERRFGPE; translated from the coding sequence ATGACCACCGTCGACGACCTGTGGTATCTCGCCGACGTGGCCAGTCAGCAGGCCGAACAGACCTACCACGAACTCGCCGACGACCACGACGAGTTCGTCGAGTTCACTCGCCACCGGCGGGTCAAGCGCCGCCGCTTTCGGACCGTCGCCGAGGACGCCCGCGACCACGGCGCCCCCTTCGGCGCCCACACGCTCCCCTACCGGCCCTCCGGCGAGCTCCTGCTGGTGCGCCACGACGGCGTCGGTCGGTGGGTCCTGCCGGGCGGCGAACTCGACGGCGAGGAGTCGTTCAGGGACGCGGCCCTGCGGGAACTCCGCGAGGAGAGCGGCATCGAGGCCCGAATCGAGGGGCTGGGGATGCTCGGCCGGGTGGAGTTCTACTGCGAGGACAACAACACCTGGGGGATACTCCCCGTCTTCGAGGCCCGCGCCGAGACCACCGACATCGACGTTCAGGACCCGGACGGCGAGATAAGCGAGGCCCGCTGGTTCGAGGAGCTGCCGGCGGACACCCGGGACCGCGACGAGATACTGTGCTGGCGAGAGCGCCGCTTCGGCCCCGAGTAG
- the psmA gene encoding archaeal proteasome endopeptidase complex subunit alpha codes for MQGQNQQQAYDRGITIFSPDGRLYQVEYAREAVKRGTASIGIRTSDGVVLAVDKRIRSPLMERSSVEKIHKADDHIGIASAGHVADARQLIDFARRQAQVNHLRYGEPVGVETLTKEITDYIQQYTQVGGARPFGVALIIAGIANGEPRLYETDPSGTPYEWKALAVGADRSDIRDYLEANYDESMALDEGVDLALEALASVTEGGLSPEGIGIATIDVETETFGELSDDEKREHLAAADLLADPDAEESDADDEDDEE; via the coding sequence ATGCAGGGACAAAACCAACAGCAGGCGTACGACCGCGGAATCACTATCTTCTCCCCGGACGGGCGACTCTACCAGGTCGAATACGCCCGTGAGGCGGTCAAGCGCGGCACGGCCAGTATCGGTATCCGGACCAGCGACGGCGTCGTGCTGGCGGTCGACAAGCGCATCCGCTCGCCGCTGATGGAGCGGTCCTCCGTCGAGAAGATACACAAGGCCGACGACCACATCGGTATCGCGAGCGCCGGCCACGTCGCCGACGCCCGCCAGCTCATCGACTTTGCCCGGCGACAGGCACAGGTCAACCACCTGCGCTACGGCGAACCGGTCGGCGTCGAGACGCTCACCAAGGAGATAACCGACTACATCCAGCAGTACACGCAGGTCGGCGGCGCACGGCCGTTCGGCGTCGCGCTCATCATCGCCGGCATCGCCAACGGCGAGCCCCGCCTCTACGAGACGGACCCCTCGGGGACGCCCTACGAGTGGAAGGCCCTCGCCGTCGGCGCGGACCGGAGCGACATCCGGGACTACCTCGAAGCGAACTACGACGAGTCGATGGCGCTCGACGAGGGCGTCGACCTCGCGCTCGAAGCGCTCGCGTCGGTCACCGAGGGCGGCCTCTCCCCGGAGGGAATCGGCATCGCGACCATCGACGTCGAGACGGAGACGTTCGGCGAGCTCTCCGACGACGAGAAACGGGAGCATCTGGCGGCCGCCGACCTGCTGGCGGACCCCGACGCCGAGGAGTCCGACGCCGACGACGAAGACGACGAGGAGTAG
- the hflX gene encoding GTPase HflX, whose protein sequence is MTATHTTDRAVLVKRVDRGEADTEEIRDLARAAGYDVVGEITQTRTEDPAYHLGEGKVTRLANTVAREGATTVIFDNQLGPYQTYNIGNELPKGVTVLDRFRLILEIFGQRARTRKAQLQVELAQLRYELPRAEAKASLAKRDERPGFMGLGEYDESREEDIKKQIANIRDELESIEETEQHRRNQRRESGFDLVALAGYTNAGKSTLLRQLAEDLDVDQNEDLHPDLDTTAESEDRLFTTLGTTTRRASVGKRDVLVTDTVGFIQDLPHWLVESFKSTLDSVYRADLVLLVVDISESVEEIREKLVTSHDTLYERNEAPIVTVLNKTDKVDDAEIQRKREALSALAPNPVAVSAAEGLNIDTLAERIDADLPDYERERLVLPMTDETMSVVSWIHDHAHVETVDYGDEVVIEFEARPAIVEQSRSKAGDLVGASA, encoded by the coding sequence GTGACGGCGACACACACCACAGACCGGGCGGTCCTAGTCAAACGCGTCGATAGGGGCGAGGCCGACACGGAGGAGATACGCGACCTCGCGCGGGCGGCCGGGTACGACGTGGTCGGCGAGATAACGCAGACCCGCACCGAGGACCCGGCCTACCATCTGGGAGAGGGGAAGGTGACGCGGCTCGCCAACACGGTCGCCCGCGAGGGTGCGACGACGGTCATCTTCGACAACCAACTGGGGCCGTACCAGACCTACAACATCGGCAACGAGCTCCCGAAGGGCGTGACCGTGCTCGACCGGTTCCGCCTCATCCTCGAAATCTTCGGCCAGCGGGCCCGGACGCGGAAGGCCCAGCTGCAGGTCGAACTCGCCCAGTTGCGCTACGAGCTCCCTCGGGCCGAGGCCAAGGCCAGCCTCGCGAAACGCGACGAGCGCCCCGGCTTCATGGGGCTCGGTGAGTACGACGAGTCCCGCGAAGAGGACATCAAAAAGCAGATCGCCAACATCCGCGACGAGCTGGAATCCATCGAGGAGACCGAGCAACACCGCCGCAACCAGCGCCGGGAGTCGGGCTTCGACCTCGTGGCGCTTGCGGGCTACACCAACGCCGGGAAGTCGACCCTCCTGCGACAGCTGGCCGAGGACCTTGACGTGGACCAGAACGAGGACCTCCATCCGGACCTCGACACCACGGCCGAGAGCGAGGACCGGCTGTTCACGACCCTCGGGACGACCACCCGTCGCGCGTCGGTGGGCAAGCGGGATGTACTCGTCACCGACACGGTGGGGTTCATCCAGGACCTCCCCCACTGGCTCGTCGAGTCCTTCAAGTCCACGCTCGACTCGGTGTACCGGGCCGACCTCGTCCTGCTGGTCGTCGACATCTCCGAGTCGGTCGAGGAGATACGCGAGAAGCTGGTGACGAGCCACGACACCCTCTACGAGCGCAACGAGGCCCCCATCGTGACGGTGCTGAACAAGACCGACAAGGTCGACGACGCGGAGATTCAGCGCAAGCGCGAGGCCCTGTCGGCGCTTGCCCCCAACCCCGTCGCCGTGAGCGCCGCCGAGGGGCTGAACATCGATACGTTGGCCGAGCGCATCGACGCGGACCTCCCGGACTACGAGCGCGAGCGGCTCGTCCTCCCGATGACCGACGAGACGATGAGCGTCGTCTCCTGGATTCACGACCACGCCCACGTGGAGACGGTCGACTACGGCGACGAGGTCGTAATCGAGTTCGAGGCCCGCCCCGCCATCGTCGAGCAGTCCCGGTCGAAGGCGGGGGACCTCGTGGGCGCGTCGGCCTGA
- a CDS encoding RNase P subunit p30 family protein — MYEAVHARPDGPSTVARQARTAADYGFDGVVVRNHGDEGTPDRIAGLADDLDVDVVDGIEVRAADPSQASGLVGNYRSKRTVVVVHGGDSEINRFAVENPAVDVLAHPMAGDGDFNHVLAKAAADNGVRVEFSFHPVIHGEGGSRVRRLRGLRKLRELVDDADAPYVVSADPRSHLELRAPRELVALGETVGFDADAIRNGLAEWGRLAARNRDRQGDAFVEPGVRREDS; from the coding sequence ATGTACGAGGCCGTCCACGCCCGGCCCGACGGGCCAAGCACCGTCGCCAGACAGGCCCGAACCGCCGCCGACTACGGCTTCGACGGCGTGGTCGTCCGGAACCACGGTGACGAGGGGACTCCAGACCGCATCGCCGGGCTCGCGGACGACCTCGACGTCGACGTCGTCGACGGCATCGAGGTCCGGGCCGCGGACCCGTCACAGGCCAGCGGCCTCGTGGGTAACTACCGCTCGAAGCGGACCGTGGTCGTCGTCCACGGCGGGGACAGCGAGATAAACCGCTTCGCCGTCGAGAACCCGGCCGTCGACGTACTCGCTCACCCGATGGCGGGCGACGGGGACTTCAACCACGTGCTGGCGAAGGCGGCCGCCGACAACGGCGTCCGCGTCGAGTTCTCCTTCCACCCGGTCATCCACGGGGAGGGAGGCAGCCGCGTCCGTCGCCTGCGCGGCCTCCGGAAGCTCCGGGAGCTGGTGGACGACGCCGACGCGCCCTACGTCGTCAGCGCCGACCCGCGGAGCCACCTGGAGCTGCGGGCGCCCCGGGAGCTGGTGGCGCTGGGCGAGACCGTCGGCTTCGACGCCGACGCGATTCGGAACGGGCTGGCCGAGTGGGGCCGCCTGGCCGCGCGGAACCGCGACCGACAGGGCGACGCCTTCGTCGAACCCGGCGTTCGACGCGAGGATTCGTGA
- a CDS encoding Rpp14/Pop5 family protein → MKHLPKHLQPRWRYLAVAIETWPDAELDRRSLQREVWYATQNLLGDTGSAEADMTVLRFEHGDGVGHAIVRVRRGQTDAARAALACLDSVDGAPVGLRVTGTSGTVRACEEKYIRGPAKGPEQRQVVFETRDRRALARDGRVDVRTDDGFAGATDLDI, encoded by the coding sequence GTGAAACACCTGCCCAAACACCTCCAGCCGCGCTGGCGGTATCTCGCCGTGGCCATCGAGACGTGGCCCGACGCCGAGTTGGACCGGCGGTCGCTCCAGCGCGAGGTGTGGTACGCCACGCAGAACTTGCTCGGCGACACCGGCAGCGCCGAGGCCGACATGACGGTCCTCCGGTTCGAACACGGCGACGGCGTCGGGCACGCTATCGTCCGCGTGCGCCGGGGCCAGACCGACGCCGCACGGGCGGCGCTCGCCTGTCTCGACAGCGTTGACGGCGCCCCCGTGGGCCTGCGGGTCACCGGCACCAGCGGCACCGTTCGCGCGTGTGAGGAAAAATATATACGCGGCCCGGCAAAAGGCCCGGAACAGAGACAGGTCGTGTTCGAGACCCGGGACCGGCGTGCGCTCGCCCGCGACGGGCGGGTGGACGTACGGACCGACGACGGGTTCGCCGGCGCGACAGACCTCGACATCTAA
- a CDS encoding zinc-dependent alcohol dehydrogenase family protein — protein MKSATLHGPNSVEVSERERPEPSSDELLVEINACGVCTTDLHMYSGGLTVDYPMTPGHESAGEVVAVGSDVGGYEAGDRVAINPSIPCYECPACKSGRENLCTDLTSLGGAATHIIEGAFAEYVTVPAGNVEDIGDLDYSTAAFAEPLGCCINGVDQVDLTSGETVVVIGAGAIGLLLTQLLETSGAGTVVVSEPVDERREMALEVGADHVVDPIEDDVATAIPDSAGDVDVAIEAVGLPDTIEQAHELTGPGGRTLVFGVPPEDATIEISPFDVFYEQRELLGTYSLTPDTFARAVTLLQNGRIDTETLITDEFGIEGLEQAFEQMEARDGLKKMVYPNQ, from the coding sequence ATGAAGTCAGCTACACTGCACGGCCCGAACTCGGTCGAGGTCAGCGAACGGGAACGACCGGAGCCGTCGAGTGACGAACTGCTCGTCGAGATAAACGCCTGTGGCGTCTGTACGACGGACCTGCACATGTACAGCGGCGGGCTCACCGTCGACTACCCGATGACTCCCGGTCACGAGAGCGCCGGCGAGGTCGTCGCAGTCGGGAGCGACGTAGGCGGCTACGAGGCGGGTGACCGGGTCGCCATCAACCCCTCGATTCCGTGCTACGAGTGTCCGGCCTGTAAGTCGGGTCGGGAGAACCTCTGTACGGACCTCACCTCGCTTGGCGGCGCGGCCACCCACATCATCGAGGGCGCGTTCGCGGAGTACGTCACCGTCCCCGCCGGCAACGTCGAAGACATCGGCGACCTCGACTACAGCACGGCCGCCTTCGCGGAGCCGCTCGGGTGCTGTATCAACGGCGTCGACCAGGTCGACCTCACCAGCGGCGAGACGGTTGTCGTCATCGGCGCCGGTGCCATCGGGCTCCTGCTCACGCAGCTCCTCGAAACCAGCGGTGCGGGGACCGTGGTCGTCTCCGAACCCGTCGACGAACGCCGCGAGATGGCCCTCGAAGTCGGGGCGGACCACGTCGTCGACCCCATCGAGGACGACGTGGCGACGGCCATCCCCGACTCGGCGGGGGACGTCGACGTGGCCATCGAGGCCGTCGGACTGCCCGACACCATCGAGCAGGCTCACGAGCTCACCGGGCCCGGCGGTCGAACCCTCGTGTTCGGCGTCCCGCCGGAGGACGCCACCATCGAGATTTCGCCGTTCGACGTGTTCTACGAGCAGCGCGAACTCCTCGGGACCTACTCTCTGACGCCAGATACGTTCGCCCGAGCGGTGACGCTCCTCCAGAACGGCCGCATAGACACGGAGACGCTCATCACCGACGAGTTCGGGATAGAGGGGCTGGAGCAGGCCTTCGAGCAGATGGAGGCCCGCGACGGGCTGAAGAAGATGGTCTATCCGAACCAGTAG
- a CDS encoding IclR family transcriptional regulator: MSPRGPKTVEATANSFEILETLVAATDPLGVTELADSVGLSKGVVYNHLGTLSELGYVQKSDGKYRPSLQLLSLGARTRNRDEMYRAARNHVDNLAQTTGEVTTLFIEEDGLGICAYMAADPDSWSPDYICGGRVPLHVTAAGKAILATLPAERVDEIVAEHGLSAATDQSITDKQTLHTELQTVQDNGVAFSREEQFDGIVGVATSFGLDERGPAAAIGVCGPQDRLSGRYLKEDITGQVISTAKSIQVDLTK, translated from the coding sequence ATGTCTCCACGAGGCCCAAAAACAGTCGAAGCCACAGCGAACTCCTTCGAGATTCTGGAAACGCTCGTGGCCGCCACGGACCCCCTCGGCGTCACGGAACTGGCCGACTCGGTCGGCCTCTCGAAGGGCGTCGTCTACAACCACCTCGGGACGCTCTCGGAACTCGGCTACGTGCAAAAATCGGACGGGAAGTACCGCCCGTCGCTCCAGTTGCTCTCGCTGGGCGCGCGGACGCGCAACAGGGACGAGATGTACCGCGCCGCACGGAATCACGTCGACAATCTCGCCCAGACGACCGGCGAGGTCACGACGCTGTTCATCGAGGAGGACGGGCTCGGAATCTGTGCGTATATGGCCGCAGACCCCGACTCCTGGTCGCCCGACTACATCTGTGGCGGGCGGGTCCCGCTGCACGTCACCGCCGCCGGAAAGGCGATTCTCGCGACGCTTCCGGCGGAACGAGTCGATGAAATCGTCGCGGAACACGGGCTCTCCGCCGCCACGGACCAGAGCATCACGGACAAACAGACCCTCCACACCGAACTGCAAACGGTTCAGGACAACGGCGTCGCGTTTTCCAGAGAAGAACAGTTCGACGGTATCGTCGGCGTCGCGACGTCGTTCGGCCTCGATGAGCGCGGCCCAGCCGCCGCAATCGGTGTCTGTGGCCCACAGGATAGGCTGTCCGGCCGCTACCTCAAGGAGGACATCACTGGCCAGGTTATCAGCACAGCGAAATCGATACAGGTCGACCTGACGAAGTGA
- a CDS encoding DUF7139 domain-containing protein codes for MTDGTDDGRLFEWYRTYIGEPDREVDVYLGFALFFAGIGFGIAAFVIGAIGQLTGAGGQSADFVYREAAIAVGMLALPATLSSVVVLLPVSRRAVYGAAAGSAVSLVGLGLFVWAYPYNWAVGPGPTYSVQVLFVYGVGLAALLAATGGALVAYHIDRTGPRPGDVAAVDDDAGDEITDEQIEEDIESAMEGVDLTWGGVERDEGSDLKITPSESELDMDVQGMDVEAERVTRSGVDEQVQGLAMVKGGQKTTDRSESTVDDQTNKLAELRERKREEEASKEEETVLGSLLDRVAALLGRK; via the coding sequence ATGACAGACGGGACCGATGACGGACGACTCTTCGAGTGGTATCGGACGTACATTGGCGAGCCGGACCGGGAGGTCGATGTCTATCTCGGGTTCGCGCTGTTCTTTGCCGGAATCGGGTTCGGTATCGCCGCGTTCGTCATCGGCGCCATCGGTCAGCTGACCGGGGCCGGCGGCCAGTCGGCGGACTTCGTCTACCGCGAGGCGGCCATCGCGGTGGGGATGCTCGCGCTGCCGGCGACGCTGTCGAGCGTCGTCGTGCTCCTGCCGGTGAGCAGGCGTGCGGTGTACGGCGCGGCCGCCGGCTCGGCGGTGTCGCTCGTCGGGCTGGGGCTTTTCGTCTGGGCGTACCCCTACAACTGGGCGGTCGGGCCCGGCCCGACCTACAGCGTCCAGGTCCTGTTCGTCTACGGCGTCGGTCTGGCCGCCTTGCTGGCGGCGACCGGCGGGGCCCTGGTCGCCTACCACATCGACCGCACGGGGCCGCGGCCCGGCGACGTCGCCGCTGTGGACGATGACGCGGGCGACGAGATCACCGACGAACAGATCGAGGAAGACATCGAGTCGGCGATGGAGGGCGTCGACCTCACCTGGGGCGGCGTCGAGCGCGACGAGGGGAGCGACCTGAAAATCACTCCCAGCGAGAGCGAGCTCGACATGGACGTACAGGGGATGGACGTCGAGGCCGAGCGGGTCACCCGCAGCGGCGTCGACGAACAGGTCCAGGGGCTGGCGATGGTCAAGGGCGGCCAGAAGACGACCGACCGGTCGGAGTCGACGGTCGACGACCAGACGAACAAGCTGGCGGAGCTCCGCGAGCGCAAGCGCGAGGAAGAAGCGAGCAAGGAGGAGGAGACGGTTCTGGGCAGTCTGCTCGACCGCGTGGCGGCGTTGCTCGGTCGGAAGTGA
- a CDS encoding ribosome assembly factor SBDS — translation MISLDEAVTARLESHGQRFEVLVDPDAALSIKRGEFDGELEDVIAAEDIFENADRGDRPPENMLEEVFETTDPMEIIPEVITRGEIQITADQRREMQEQKHKQLVQRITRNAVNPQMDDAPHPPERIESALEETDFRIDPMEPVETQVDDALDALRPVIPIRFDEITVAVQVPADYAGSAQAKIRTFGELEREEWQADGSWVGVLTFPAGMQNDFYDVVNEHTSGEAETRIIKDEDEIGTR, via the coding sequence ATGATATCGCTCGACGAGGCGGTCACGGCGCGCCTCGAATCCCACGGACAGCGGTTCGAGGTACTGGTCGACCCCGACGCGGCACTATCCATCAAACGCGGGGAGTTCGACGGCGAGCTGGAGGACGTTATCGCCGCCGAGGACATCTTCGAGAACGCCGACCGCGGCGACCGACCGCCCGAGAACATGCTCGAGGAGGTGTTCGAGACGACGGACCCGATGGAGATAATCCCGGAGGTCATCACACGCGGGGAGATACAGATTACGGCCGACCAGCGCCGCGAGATGCAGGAACAGAAGCACAAACAGCTGGTCCAGCGCATCACGCGCAACGCGGTCAACCCCCAGATGGACGACGCGCCCCACCCGCCCGAGCGCATCGAGTCGGCCCTGGAGGAGACGGACTTCCGCATCGACCCGATGGAGCCCGTCGAGACGCAGGTCGACGACGCCCTCGACGCCCTGCGGCCCGTGATTCCGATTCGCTTCGACGAGATAACCGTCGCCGTCCAGGTCCCAGCCGACTACGCGGGCAGCGCACAGGCCAAGATTCGGACCTTCGGCGAACTCGAACGCGAGGAGTGGCAGGCCGACGGCTCCTGGGTCGGCGTGCTCACCTTCCCCGCTGGGATGCAAAACGACTTCTACGACGTGGTCAACGAACACACGAGCGGCGAGGCCGAGACTCGCATCATCAAAGACGAAGACGAGATCGGCACCCGCTAG
- a CDS encoding glycine zipper 2TM domain-containing protein, which yields MRKRINRALSRAKYAATGGAVGGAIGGLLSPKAASTAAGIGALVGAMVGEKWADAEPVVERAKESAKATAGDRLGSAE from the coding sequence ATGCGAAAACGCATCAACCGCGCACTCAGTCGTGCCAAATACGCAGCCACCGGCGGCGCCGTCGGCGGGGCCATCGGCGGGCTGCTCAGTCCGAAAGCCGCCAGTACGGCCGCCGGTATCGGGGCACTGGTCGGCGCGATGGTCGGCGAGAAGTGGGCCGACGCCGAGCCGGTGGTCGAGCGGGCAAAGGAGTCCGCGAAGGCCACGGCCGGCGACCGGCTGGGTTCGGCCGAGTAA
- a CDS encoding RNA-binding protein — protein sequence MPSVPFHYVDLRAFCYATEDEKRVESALRTYLPEEYPIERAESEGHYGDRIVVLSARVENADEVRHVLSQVATLSDIDDVRAELDDRVDDNCSFFLTLDKQAAVSGAVERGDGITLRAKVEAYPAKRENAVENARDLLAEL from the coding sequence GTGCCGTCGGTTCCGTTCCACTACGTCGACCTCCGCGCGTTCTGTTATGCCACCGAGGACGAGAAACGCGTCGAGAGCGCACTTCGGACCTACCTCCCCGAGGAGTACCCAATCGAGCGAGCCGAGAGCGAGGGCCACTACGGCGACCGCATCGTCGTTCTCTCGGCTCGCGTCGAGAACGCCGACGAGGTCCGCCACGTCCTCTCGCAGGTGGCGACCCTCTCGGACATCGACGACGTGCGGGCGGAGCTGGACGACCGCGTCGACGACAACTGCTCGTTTTTCCTCACGCTCGATAAGCAGGCCGCCGTCAGCGGGGCCGTCGAACGCGGTGACGGCATCACGCTCCGTGCGAAGGTCGAGGCCTACCCGGCCAAGCGCGAGAACGCCGTCGAGAACGCCCGGGACCTGCTGGCCGAGCTGTGA
- a CDS encoding FUN14 domain-containing protein: protein MAGLALQMDFSLQQIGLELGTGAVIGGIIGFAAKKIAKLIAVIVGLELALFKFLETRGILQVNWDAISGAAQNTTSSAGAAANQPPGWIMSLLSALPVSAGFSGGFLVGFKQG from the coding sequence ATGGCAGGGCTAGCGTTACAGATGGACTTCAGCCTCCAGCAGATCGGTCTCGAACTGGGCACCGGTGCCGTCATCGGCGGCATCATCGGCTTCGCAGCGAAGAAAATCGCGAAGCTCATCGCCGTCATCGTCGGCCTCGAGCTTGCGCTCTTCAAGTTCCTGGAGACGCGGGGCATCCTCCAAGTGAACTGGGACGCCATCAGCGGGGCCGCACAGAACACCACCAGCAGCGCCGGGGCGGCCGCCAATCAGCCCCCGGGCTGGATCATGTCGCTGCTCTCGGCCCTGCCGGTCAGCGCCGGCTTCTCGGGCGGGTTCCTGGTCGGCTTCAAGCAGGGGTAA
- a CDS encoding molybdopterin synthase, whose protein sequence is MQVLGIAGAPDSGQTRLAERLIERCGADARIATVTHGPRSSDVTEPGDDIARHRAAGAAETVSLTDDGEWVAAGSSRTLTDTLDALAPDYDYAFVEGHGDAAIPKVVLGDREAADPVLARFDDGENADLDAILAALDERDPYVTLETLVEAVKRDPDEHRAGAIATFTGRVRAKDGPEDPRTEFLEFERYDGVAQERMADLRATLEARDGVHAVRLHHKTGVVEAGEDIVFVVVLAGHRTEAFSAVEDGIDRLKAEVPLFKKEVTVDGEFWAHERDG, encoded by the coding sequence ATGCAGGTCCTGGGTATCGCGGGCGCGCCCGACAGCGGGCAGACGAGGCTGGCCGAGCGGCTGATAGAACGCTGCGGGGCCGACGCTCGCATCGCCACGGTCACGCACGGCCCCCGCTCGTCCGACGTGACCGAACCGGGGGACGATATCGCTCGCCATCGGGCCGCGGGCGCGGCCGAGACCGTCTCCCTGACCGACGACGGCGAGTGGGTCGCCGCCGGTTCCTCCCGGACTCTCACCGACACGCTCGACGCGCTGGCGCCCGACTACGACTACGCCTTCGTCGAGGGACACGGCGACGCGGCGATTCCGAAAGTCGTCCTGGGTGACCGCGAGGCCGCCGACCCCGTCCTCGCCCGATTCGACGACGGCGAGAACGCGGACCTCGACGCTATTCTGGCGGCCCTCGACGAGCGGGACCCCTACGTCACCCTCGAAACGCTCGTCGAGGCGGTCAAACGCGACCCCGACGAGCACCGCGCCGGCGCTATCGCCACGTTCACCGGTCGCGTCCGGGCGAAGGACGGGCCGGAGGACCCGCGGACCGAGTTCCTGGAGTTCGAGCGCTACGACGGCGTCGCACAGGAGCGGATGGCGGACCTGCGGGCGACCCTCGAAGCCCGCGACGGCGTCCACGCGGTCCGGCTCCACCACAAGACCGGGGTCGTCGAGGCCGGCGAGGACATCGTCTTCGTGGTGGTCCTGGCGGGCCATCGCACGGAGGCGTTCAGCGCGGTGGAGGACGGTATCGACCGCCTGAAAGCGGAGGTCCCGCTGTTCAAGAAGGAGGTCACCGTCGACGGGGAGTTCTGGGCCCACGAGCGGGACGGCTAA